A section of the Malania oleifera isolate guangnan ecotype guangnan chromosome 2, ASM2987363v1, whole genome shotgun sequence genome encodes:
- the LOC131148998 gene encoding calcium uniporter protein 6, mitochondrial-like, with the protein MWRSSCSLLKRSVSTAVRYGRKQPVGLGVCWGNDYGCGFLFASSTSSSLVLTNALSAAAAGGSDEASNSGAAAGGGESTDSGGVVAEGEPISFVEAKKLMRLVNVEALKKKIGMEGKEVIGYSDLLEACESMGVARSVDEATAFARVLDDAGVVLLFRDKVFLHPDKVVDLVRRAVPLSLTPEDDPRRKELKRLQEKKEEIDKLAHRQVRRILWSGLGLAVIQVGLFFRLTFWEFSWDVMEPIAFFTTTTGIVIGYAYFLFTSRDPTYQDLMKRLFLSRQRKLFKRHSFDVNRFMELQKCKCPLDASTSTKGQLVGIDLGREDALHRD; encoded by the exons ATGTGGAGATCGTCATGCTCTTTGTTAAAGCGGAGTGTGTCAACGGCTGTGAGGTATGGAAGAAAACAGCCGGTGGGGTTGGGGGTTTGCTGGGGAAACGACTACGGTTGTGGCTTCCTCTTTGCATCATCAACCTCATCGTCCCTTGTTTTAACTAACGCCTTATCAGCAGCGGCCGCTGGTGGTTCCGACGAGGCCTCCAACTCAGGCGCTGCTGCCGGAGGAGGAGAAAGTACGGACAGCGGTGGCGTTGTGGCAGAAGGAGAGCCCATATCATTTGTGGAGGCAAAGAAGCTAATGAGACTGGTGAATGTGGAGGCGCTGAAAAAGAAGATAGGGATGGAAGGTAAGGAAGTAATCGGGTACTCGGATCTTCTCGAAGCATGCGAGAGCATGGGTGTTGCTAGATCTGTTGATGAAGCCACCGCATTTGCCCGAGTACTTGACGATGCTGGCGTCGTCCTTCTCTTCAGAGACAAGGTTTTCCTTCAtcccgataag GTGGTGGATTTGGTAAGAAGAGCAGTGCCCCTTTCTCTCACACCCGAAGATGACCCAAGGCGGAAGGAGCTGAAAAGATTGCAGGAGAAGAAGGAAGAAATTGACAAGCTGGCACACAGGCAGGTCCGTCGCATACTCTGGTCTGGGCTGGGTTTAGCTGTGATACAGGTGGGGTTGTTCTTTCGGTTAACATTCTGGGAATTCTCATGGGATGTCATGGAGCCCATTGCATTTTTCACCACGACCACTGGCATAGTAATAGGTTATGCCTACTTCCTTTTCACTTCAAGAGATCCCACGTATCAAGACCTGATGAAGAGGCTTTTTTTATCGAGGCAGAGAAAATTGTTTAAGAGGCACAGTTTTGATGTTAATAGATTCATGGAGCTGCAGAAGTGCAAATGCCCCCTGGATGCTTCAACCTCCACCAAAGGCCAGCTGGTAGGGATAGATCTAGGCCGGGAGGATGCCTTGCATCGAGATTAA